The sequence CCACAGTGACGTACCACTTGAGCAGCCCATGGTGTAGGGACTCGCGCAATTGTATGCGTTCGGCAACCAAGATCCTCAGAATAAGACTTCCGTTACCGGCACATAGCGTCACGGGAGTACATCAGGAGCTAAGGTTGATATAGATCAGCCCCGTCGTGGTCTTGGCGTACCACGGGCCCGGACATTGCGCCTTCCCTCGCGTTGACTGACATCTTTGGCGCCTCTTACCGCAGCTGACCGATGTACACTGCACAGCCCACTTCCATTTCGCAGCCCACGCGTAGATCTGGCTTGCGTGTTCAGGTCACGGCCACTCTGGCATCGGCTTAGTTGGGTGTGAGTGCGGGTGCTCTGGCAGCCTGGTTCATCGCAAAGTCCCTCTGGATTACTCACGGACGAGTGCGGCAAGCTCCGCTTCGAGCTTAGGTTGGTGCTCAAAGATCGCATTTATCAAGGCTTGCGCGGGCTGCTCGGGAGCCTCCACCAGCGCCGCTTTCCCAGCACGCGCCGAGGGAGCGAATACTCGCTTGACAACTGTCGGTGACCCCTTGAGTCCGCATTTGGACAGGTCCTCGACCCCGGCGTCCTGCGCGCTCCATTTCAAGATTGGCGCGCGGGCGGCTCGCAGCGCATCCGCCATGCAGCCGCGACGGATCTGGTTAGTGGCTTCAAGCATGGTAATGAGACACGGCAGCTTGGTCAGCAGAACCTGGACGCCGCCTTCAGCCCGCCGTTCCGCTTCAAGTGTACGTGCGATCAGATCCAGCGCTCTGATCTTTGCCACGTAGGTCAGCTGTAGCACGTCAAGCCGTTTCGCAATGCCCGGTCCGACCTGGGCTGTGTCACCGTCGATAGTCTGCTTGCCGGTAAAGATTAGGTCAGGCGGCCCATATTCATGGGCGATTTTTCGGATCGCGGCTGCCAACGCGTAAGTTGTTGCCAGAGTATCAGAGCCCGCGAAGCGGCGGTCGGTGAGCAGAATGGCCCGGTTGGCTCCGAATGTCAGCGCCTTTCGTAAAGAGTCTTCGGCCGACATTGGCCCCATTGTAAGCACGGTTATTTCGCCG comes from Bradyrhizobium sp. CCGE-LA001 and encodes:
- a CDS encoding electron transfer flavoprotein subunit beta/FixA family protein; translation: MHIVVCIKQVPDSAQIRVHPVTNTIMRQGVPTIINPYDLFALEAALELRDRFGGEITVLTMGPMSAEDSLRKALTFGANRAILLTDRRFAGSDTLATTYALAAAIRKIAHEYGPPDLIFTGKQTIDGDTAQVGPGIAKRLDVLQLTYVAKIRALDLIARTLEAERRAEGGVQVLLTKLPCLITMLEATNQIRRGCMADALRAARAPILKWSAQDAGVEDLSKCGLKGSPTVVKRVFAPSARAGKAALVEAPEQPAQALINAIFEHQPKLEAELAALVRE